The Euphorbia lathyris chromosome 2, ddEupLath1.1, whole genome shotgun sequence genome includes a window with the following:
- the LOC136217185 gene encoding autophagy-related protein 8i-like: MTKIISFKDEFSFEERLEESRDIIAKYPDRVPVIAERYCKTDLPQMEKKKYLVPRDMSVGQFIHVLNRRLHLTPGKALFVFVKDTLPQTGTLMGSLYESFKDEDGFLYMCYSSEKTFGCAHTCYV; the protein is encoded by the exons ATGACGAAGATCATCTCATTCAAGGACGAGTTCTCTTTcg AGGAAAGACTCGAAGAATCCCGTGATATTATCGCCAAATACCCCGACAGAGTCCCA GTAATTGCTGAGAGGTATTGCAAAACTGATCTCCCCCAAATGGAAAAGAAAAA ATATCTGGTTCCTCGAGATATGTCAGTGGGGCAGTTTATTCATGTACTGAACAGGAGACTTCATTTGACACCAGGGAAagctctttttgtttttgtgaaGGATACCTTGCCTCAAACTG GTACTCTGATGGGCTCTCTTTATGAATCCTTCAAGGACGAGGATGGATTTCTGTACATGTGCTACAGCAGCGAGAAAACCTTTGGTTGTGCTCATACTTGTTATGTTTAA